In Oryza sativa Japonica Group chromosome 11, ASM3414082v1, the following are encoded in one genomic region:
- the LOC4350708 gene encoding disease resistance protein RGA5-like → MEIVTGAISTLLPKLGELLREEYQLQKSVRGEIMFLKAELESMEAALLDVSEAPIDQPPNNQVKLWARNVRELSYNIEDSIDKFMVRIDTHAAPHKLHSFRDFIDRSLDLLTKAKIRHSIGTDIKDIKSRIKEISERRDRYKVDNVVTVPFSPTVDSLRLSALYKKMTELVGIEEKSDELVKMLMEGDKQELKIVSIVGFGGLGKTTLAKVVYEKLKVQFACGFFVTMSLNPNMEKIFSNMLCQLDKEKYSHVTKASWGEAQLINEIREFLQNKRYFIVIDDIWSNVVWETIKYTFLGNECGSKIITTTQILDVAKEVGGVYQLKPLSPAVSRKLFYQKIFGAEGRCPVQLAVVSEGILKKCGGVPLAIITIASLLASKNDRDNILEYWSKVYHSIGSGLEDNLHVNNMRKILSVSYYNLPPHLRACLLYLSCYPEDTNIGNKDVIWKWICEGFVRAEHMKTLHVVGMEYLNELWNKSLIQPISNCDNMPWDYCLHDMVLDLITFLSNEEQFMTSLGDQQPMLVPHKIRRLSLQSIKQEYFKLISNADLSHVRSLIVSKQAFSLLPNLSSFPVLRVLDLSGCDQVDNRHCRDICNTLHLRYLNLHRTSISEIPEEIGNLQFLLVLDITKTRLREVPSTFVQLQQLVDLCVGPGMRLPDDFGNLKTLQSIWPHIYVMSPTMLRNMGGLTKLRHLSIRFHEWDESYQKSFELCLSNLVNLRSITVRVYEGVMDSKCENLSPGPQQLEDIDMNRSVANSVPIWMSSLSFLSSLDIKLKTLGHKDLQILGNMPSLSDLTLWVNEPTQDRHERLVIDNCYPFHCLTFLKLMANNMEVAFAQGPMQKLQKLRFGFGVRKTVDQFGNFDFGLEKISVEHLDVCVNYSDANRWEVNAAEAAIREAVNMNPNNPTLKLTTVTHTNSPFPFEQ, encoded by the exons ATGGAGATCGTGACGGGAGCGATTAGCACCCTCCTGCCCAAGCTGGGAGAGCTGCTGAGGGAGG agtACCAGCTGCAGAAGAGCGTCAGGGGCGAGATCATGTTCCTCAAAGCTGAGTTGGAGAGCATGGAGGCAGCGCTGCTTGATGTCTCTGAGGCACCAATTGATCAGCCGCCTAATAATCAAGTCAAGCTTTGGGCGAGGAACGTCAGGGAGCTGTCCTACAACATCGAGGACAGCATTGACAAGTTCATGGTGCGCATTGACACCCATGCCGCACCTCACAAGCTGCATAGCTTCAGGGACTTCATTGATAGAAGCCTAGACCTGCTGACAAAGGCCAAGATCCGCCATTCCATCGGCACCGATATCAAAGACATCAAAAGCCGTATTAAGGAGATTAGTGAGCGTCGTGATAGATACAAGGTTGACAATGTTGTTACCGTACCATTTAGTCCAACTGTTGATAGCCTTCGCCTATCAGCTTTGTACAAGAAGATGACAGAACTCGTTGGCATCGAAGAGAAGAGCGACGAGCTAGTCAAGATGCTAATGGAGGGGGACAAGCAAGAACTGAAGATAGTCTCTATTGTAGGATTTGGTGGATTAGGCAAGACAACACTAGCTAAAGTAGTGTATGAAAAGCTTAAAGTACAATTCGCTTGTGGGTTCTTTGTTACCATGTCACTTAACCCCAACATGGAGAAGATTTTCAGCAACATGCTCTGTCAACTAGACAAGGAAAAATACAGTCACGTGACCAAAGCATCATGGGGTGAAGCACAACTTATCAACGAAATACGGGAATTCCTTCAAAACAAGAG GtattttattgttattgatgacATATGGAGTAATGTTGTGTGGGAAACAATCAAATATACTTTCCTTGGAAATGAATGTGGAAGTAAAATAATTACAACAACTCAGATTCTTGATGTTGCCAAAGAAGTTGGAGGTGTTTACCAACTAAAACCTCTTTCTCCTGCTGTTTCAAGAAAGTTGTTTTACCAAAAAATATTTGGTGCTGAAGGCAGATGTCCTGTTCAATTAGCTGTAGTGTCTGAAGGCATTTTAAAGAAATGTGGTGGTGTACCATTAGCTATCATTACAATAGCTAGTCTACTGGCCAGTAAAAACGATAGGGATAATATATTAGAGTACTGGTCCAAGGTGTACCATTCTATTGGTTCTGGGCTAGAAGATAATCTTCATGTGAATAATATGAGAAAGATATTGTCTGTCAGTTACTATAATTTACCACCACATTTGAGGGCTTGTTTATTGTACCTAAGCTGTTATCCGGAGGATACTAACATTGGCAACAAAGATGTGATATGGAAATGGATATGTGAAGGTTTTGTGCGTGCTGAACACATGAAGACTTTGCATGTTGTTGGAATGGAGTATTTAAATGAGCTCTGGAACAAAAGCTTGATACAGCCAATATCTAATTGTGATAACATGCCATGGGATTATTGTCTACATGATATGGTGCTTGACCTCATCACCTTCTTGTCGAACGAAGAGCAATTTATGACATCATTAGGTGATCAGCAGCCAATGCTAGTACCTCACAAGATCCGCCGACTATCCCTCCAATCTATCAAACAAGAGTACTTCAAGCTAATTTCAAATGCGGACCTATCCCATGTGAGATCACTGATTGTGTCCAAGCAAGCATTCAGTCTGTTACCAAACCTTTCGAGCTTTCCGGTGTTACGTGTGTTGGATTTAAGTGGTTGTGATCAAGTGGATAATCGTCATTGTAGGGATATTTGCAATACGCTTCACTTGAGGTATTTGAATCTACATAGGACATCTATATCTGAGATTCCAGAAGAGATTGGTAATTTACAGTTCTTGCTGGTATTGGACATAACTAAAACTAGACTAAGGGAAGTGCCATCAACCTTTGTGCAATTACAACAATTGGTGGACCTGTGTGTTGGCCCTGGGATGAGATTACCGGATGATTTTGGGAACTTGAAAACTCTACAAAGTATATGGCCACATATCTATGTCATGTCTCCAACCATGCTGCGCAATATGGGTGGTCTGACCAAGCTGAGGCATTTGTCAATACGATTTCATGAATGGGACGAGAGCTACCAGAAATCTTTTGAGTTGTGCCTATCCAACCTGGTCAATCTCAGATCAATAACCGTACGTGTATATGAGGGAGTCATGGATTCCAAATGTGAGAATTTATCACCGGGACCACAACAGCTTGAAGACATCGACATGAACAGGAGTGTGGCCAATTCAGTACCAATCTGGATGTCCTCATTGTCCTTCCTCTCATCCCTAGACATCAAGTTGAAAACATTGGGGCATAAGGACCTCCAAATCCTTGGGAACATGCCATCTCTTAGTGATCTTACCTTATGGGTGAATGAGCCCACGCAAGACAGACATGAAAGGTTGGTCATCGACAATTGTTATCCATTCCACTGTCTAACATTTCTTAAACTGATGGCTAACAACATGGAGGTGGCGTTTGCACAAGGACCCATGCAAAAGCTCCAAAAACTACGCTTTGGATTTGGAGTGCGGAAAACAGTGGATCAGTTTGGTAATTTCGACTTTGGACTGGAGAAGATCTCAGTTGAGCATTTAGATGTTTGCGTCAATTATTCCGACGCCAACAGATGGGAGGTGAACGCTGCGGAAGCTGCAATCCGGGAAGCGGTCAACATGAATCCCAACAACCCCACACTCAAGTTAACAACGGTAACTCACACTAATTCACCATTCCCTTTTGAGCAATGA